Proteins from one Staphylococcus sp. IVB6214 genomic window:
- the pnp gene encoding polyribonucleotide nucleotidyltransferase, with product MSQEKKVFKTEWANRPLTIETGQLAKQANGAVLVRYGDTVVLSTATASKEPRDGDFFPLTVNYEEKMYAAGKIPGGFKKREGRPGDEATLTARLIDRPIRPLFPDGYRHDVQIINTVLSADPNCSPEMAAMIGSSMALSVSDIPFQGPIAGVNVGYVDGAYVINPNLEQKEVSRLDLEVAGHKDAVNMVEAGASEITEAEMLEAILFGHEEIKRLCDFQQQIIDTLQPEKREFVPVEKDQALIDRVVELTQQEGLNQAILTFDKQEREANLDTIKERVLAQFEDETDPENEALLKEVNSIINKLIKEEVRRLIADEKIRPDGRKPDEIRPLSSEVGLLPRAHGSGLFTRGQTQALSVLTLGSISEYQLIDGLGEEEQKRFMHHYNFPNFSVGETGPVRAPGRREIGHGALGERALKYIIPDEKTFPYTVRIVSEVLESNGSSSQASICGSTLALMDAGVPIKAPVAGIAMGLVTREESYTILTDIQGMEDALGDMDFKVAGTKEGITAIQMDIKIDGLTKEVIEEALEQARKGRLAILDHMLSTIDQPRAELSAYAPKVEIMTIKPEKIRDVIGPGGKQINEIIDATGVKLDIEQDGTVYIGSVDQAMINQARAWIESIVREAEVGQIYDAKVKRIEKFGAFVELFPGKDALVHISQISKERIEKVEDKLAMGDVIKVKVTEIDKQGRVNASHKALL from the coding sequence ATGTCTCAAGAAAAAAAGGTTTTTAAAACGGAATGGGCGAACCGACCGTTAACAATTGAAACGGGACAACTCGCAAAACAAGCGAATGGTGCTGTACTTGTTCGTTATGGTGACACAGTTGTTTTATCAACAGCAACGGCATCAAAAGAACCACGCGACGGCGACTTTTTCCCATTAACAGTAAATTATGAAGAAAAAATGTATGCTGCAGGGAAAATTCCAGGTGGATTCAAAAAGAGAGAAGGTCGTCCTGGAGATGAAGCAACATTAACAGCACGTCTCATTGACCGACCAATTCGACCATTGTTCCCAGATGGTTACCGTCACGATGTACAAATTATCAATACGGTATTGAGTGCAGATCCAAATTGCTCACCTGAAATGGCGGCGATGATTGGTTCATCTATGGCGTTAAGTGTATCGGATATTCCATTCCAAGGTCCGATTGCTGGTGTGAATGTAGGTTATGTTGATGGGGCATATGTAATCAATCCAAACCTTGAGCAAAAAGAAGTATCACGCTTAGACTTAGAAGTGGCTGGTCATAAAGATGCAGTGAACATGGTTGAAGCAGGAGCAAGTGAAATCACTGAAGCAGAAATGCTAGAAGCGATTTTATTCGGTCATGAAGAGATTAAACGCTTATGTGACTTCCAACAACAAATCATCGACACATTACAACCGGAAAAACGTGAATTCGTGCCTGTTGAAAAGGATCAAGCACTTATCGACCGTGTTGTAGAGTTGACACAACAAGAAGGTCTGAACCAAGCAATCTTAACATTTGATAAACAAGAACGTGAAGCGAACTTAGATACAATCAAAGAACGTGTACTTGCGCAATTTGAAGATGAAACAGACCCTGAGAACGAAGCGTTGCTTAAAGAAGTCAATTCAATCATTAATAAGTTGATCAAAGAAGAAGTACGTCGTCTTATTGCAGATGAAAAGATTCGTCCAGATGGTCGTAAACCGGATGAGATTCGTCCGTTATCTTCTGAAGTTGGGTTGTTGCCTCGTGCACATGGTTCAGGGTTATTCACTCGTGGACAAACTCAAGCGTTATCAGTCTTAACACTTGGATCAATTTCAGAATATCAGTTGATTGATGGTTTAGGAGAAGAAGAACAAAAACGCTTTATGCATCACTACAACTTCCCGAACTTCTCAGTCGGTGAAACAGGACCAGTACGCGCACCAGGGCGCCGTGAAATTGGACATGGCGCATTAGGTGAACGTGCATTGAAATATATTATTCCAGACGAGAAAACATTCCCATACACAGTACGTATTGTGAGTGAAGTATTAGAATCAAATGGTTCATCTTCACAAGCATCAATCTGTGGTTCGACACTTGCATTAATGGATGCTGGTGTACCAATCAAAGCACCTGTTGCTGGTATTGCGATGGGATTAGTGACACGTGAAGAAAGCTACACAATCTTAACGGATATTCAAGGTATGGAAGATGCTTTAGGTGACATGGACTTCAAAGTTGCGGGTACAAAAGAGGGTATCACTGCAATTCAAATGGATATCAAAATTGATGGACTAACAAAAGAAGTAATTGAGGAAGCATTAGAACAGGCACGTAAAGGTCGTCTTGCTATCTTAGATCACATGTTATCAACAATCGATCAACCACGTGCTGAATTAAGTGCATATGCACCAAAAGTTGAAATTATGACAATCAAACCTGAGAAAATCCGTGATGTCATTGGACCAGGTGGTAAACAAATCAATGAAATCATTGATGCGACAGGTGTTAAATTAGACATCGAACAAGACGGTACTGTGTACATCGGTTCTGTTGATCAAGCAATGATTAACCAAGCACGTGCTTGGATTGAAAGTATCGTACGTGAAGCAGAAGTAGGTCAAATCTATGATGCCAAAGTCAAACGTATTGAAAAATTTGGTGCATTTGTTGAGTTGTTCCCAGGTAAAGATGCCCTAGTACACATTTCACAAATTTCAAAAGAACGTATTGAAAAAGTAGAAGATAAATTAGCGATGGGTGACGTGATTAAAGTTAAGGTTACTGAAATCGATAAACAAGGTCGTGTCAACGCATCACATAAAGCTTTACTATAA
- the infB gene encoding translation initiation factor IF-2 → MSKQRIYEYAKSLNIKSKDAIDELKKNGVDVSNHMQTLEADHVKILDKAFNKKAEGEKKETAPKKDNKPSNNNQQGKNKQQPKNNKGNQQNNKKNKRNNKNNQQKKQQQQQPKPAEPKEMPSKITYTEGITVGELAGKLGVDASEIIKKLFLLGIMANINQALDVEALELVASDYGVEIEEEVVIDANDLDVYFEDVEEDEDATVRPAVVTIMGHVDHGKTTLLDSIRNTHVTEGEAGGITQHIGAYQIENKGNKITFLDTPGHAAFTTMRARGAQVTDITILVVAADDGVMPQTIEAINHAKAAEVPIIVAVNKIDKPTANPDRVMQELAEYNLIPEDWGGDTIFVPLSALSGEGIDDLLEMLVLVSEVQELKANVDKAAVGTVIEAELDKSRGPAASLLVQNGTLHVGDAIVVGNTHGKVRAMVNDLGKRIKTAGPSTPVEITGLSAVPQAGDRFVVFKDEKKARRIGEAREQESIIQQRQESKNVSLDNLFEQMKQGEMKDLNVIIKGDVQGSVEALAASLMKIDVEGVNVRIIHTATGAINESDVTLANASNGIIIGFNVRPDAGAKRAAEAENVDMRLHRVIYNVIEEIESAMKGMLDPEYEEKVIGQAEVRQTFKVSKVGTIAGSYVTDGKITRDAGVRVIRDGIVIFEGELDSLKRFKDDAKEVAQGYECGITIEKFNDLKEGDVIEAFIMVEIER, encoded by the coding sequence ATGAGTAAGCAAAGAATTTATGAATATGCAAAATCATTAAACATCAAAAGTAAAGATGCCATTGATGAATTAAAGAAAAATGGTGTTGATGTGTCAAACCACATGCAAACGTTAGAAGCGGATCATGTGAAAATTTTAGACAAAGCTTTCAATAAAAAAGCTGAAGGTGAGAAAAAGGAAACAGCACCTAAGAAAGACAACAAGCCTTCTAATAATAATCAACAAGGTAAAAACAAACAACAACCGAAAAATAATAAAGGTAATCAACAAAACAACAAGAAAAACAAACGCAATAATAAAAATAATCAACAGAAGAAACAACAACAGCAACAACCAAAACCAGCTGAACCCAAAGAAATGCCATCTAAGATCACATACACAGAAGGCATTACAGTCGGTGAACTTGCAGGTAAGTTGGGCGTTGATGCATCAGAAATTATTAAAAAGCTATTCTTACTTGGTATTATGGCGAACATCAACCAAGCATTAGATGTAGAAGCATTAGAACTTGTTGCATCAGATTATGGTGTTGAAATTGAAGAAGAAGTTGTCATTGATGCGAACGACTTAGATGTATATTTTGAAGATGTTGAAGAAGACGAAGACGCAACAGTACGTCCTGCAGTCGTTACAATCATGGGACACGTTGACCATGGTAAAACAACATTGCTTGACTCTATCCGTAACACGCACGTTACTGAAGGAGAAGCGGGTGGTATCACACAACATATCGGTGCATACCAAATTGAAAATAAAGGTAACAAAATTACTTTCTTAGATACACCTGGACATGCTGCGTTTACAACAATGCGTGCACGTGGTGCGCAAGTAACAGATATTACCATTCTTGTTGTTGCTGCAGATGATGGTGTCATGCCACAAACAATTGAAGCGATTAACCATGCAAAAGCAGCTGAAGTACCGATCATCGTTGCTGTAAACAAAATTGATAAACCAACAGCAAATCCAGATCGTGTCATGCAAGAACTTGCTGAATATAACTTAATCCCTGAAGACTGGGGCGGCGATACAATTTTCGTACCACTTTCAGCATTAAGTGGTGAAGGTATCGATGACTTATTAGAAATGCTCGTTCTTGTTTCTGAAGTACAAGAATTAAAAGCCAATGTTGATAAAGCAGCAGTCGGAACAGTTATCGAAGCTGAATTAGATAAATCACGTGGACCAGCAGCATCATTACTTGTTCAAAACGGTACATTACATGTTGGAGATGCGATCGTAGTGGGTAATACACATGGTAAAGTACGTGCTATGGTAAATGATCTCGGTAAACGCATTAAAACAGCAGGTCCATCAACACCAGTTGAAATCACTGGTTTGAGTGCAGTACCGCAAGCGGGTGATCGCTTTGTAGTCTTCAAAGACGAGAAAAAAGCACGCCGCATCGGTGAAGCACGTGAACAAGAAAGCATTATTCAACAACGTCAAGAAAGCAAAAATGTCTCACTTGATAACTTGTTTGAACAAATGAAACAAGGTGAAATGAAAGACTTAAATGTCATCATTAAAGGGGACGTTCAAGGTTCTGTTGAAGCATTAGCAGCCTCATTAATGAAGATTGATGTTGAAGGCGTAAATGTCCGCATCATTCATACAGCGACAGGTGCGATCAATGAATCAGACGTAACATTAGCAAACGCGTCTAATGGTATCATCATTGGTTTCAACGTTCGTCCAGATGCTGGTGCGAAACGTGCAGCTGAAGCTGAAAACGTTGATATGCGTTTACACCGTGTTATCTACAACGTTATTGAAGAAATCGAATCAGCAATGAAGGGTATGCTTGACCCTGAATACGAAGAAAAAGTGATCGGTCAAGCAGAAGTTCGTCAAACATTCAAAGTATCTAAAGTCGGTACAATTGCAGGTAGCTATGTGACTGACGGTAAGATTACAAGAGATGCTGGCGTACGTGTTATCCGTGACGGTATCGTTATCTTTGAAGGTGAACTTGATTCATTAAAACGTTTCAAGGATGATGCTAAAGAAGTTGCACAAGGTTACGAATGTGGTATCACAATCGAGAAGTTCAACGACCTTAAGGAAGGCGACGTTATCGAAGCATTCATTATGGTTGAAATTGAGAGATAG
- the rpsO gene encoding 30S ribosomal protein S15, protein MAISQERKNELIKEYRTHETDTGSPEVQIAVLTAEITALNEHLRTHKKDHHSRRGLLKMVGRRRHLLNYLRDKDVQRYRELIKSLGIRR, encoded by the coding sequence ATGGCAATTTCACAAGAACGCAAAAACGAATTAATCAAAGAATACCGCACACACGAAACAGACACAGGTTCACCAGAAGTACAAATCGCTGTTTTAACTGCAGAAATCACTGCATTAAACGAGCACTTACGTACACACAAAAAAGACCACCATTCACGTCGTGGTTTATTAAAAATGGTAGGACGTCGTCGTCACTTATTAAACTACTTACGTGACAAAGATGTTCAACGTTACCGTGAACTTATCAAGTCTTTAGGTATTCGTCGTTAA
- the rimP gene encoding ribosome maturation factor RimP: MSKITEQVEVLIQPVLDDLGYELVDVEFVKEGRDHYLRISIDKPGGVDLNDCTRASEHISEVMDAHDPIAQAYYLDVASPGAERPIKKEADFQKAIGQPVFVSLYAPIDGDKEWLGTLSAVTDESIEMTVKIKARTKVITIPRDKIAKARHAVML; encoded by the coding sequence ATGAGTAAAATTACAGAGCAAGTAGAAGTGTTGATACAACCTGTCCTTGACGACTTAGGGTATGAATTAGTAGATGTAGAGTTTGTAAAAGAAGGACGCGATCATTATTTGCGTATTTCAATTGATAAACCGGGTGGCGTAGATCTTAATGACTGTACACGTGCATCTGAGCATATAAGTGAAGTCATGGATGCACATGATCCGATTGCTCAAGCTTATTATTTAGATGTTGCATCACCTGGTGCGGAAAGACCGATTAAGAAAGAAGCAGATTTCCAAAAAGCAATTGGACAACCTGTTTTCGTATCGCTATATGCACCTATTGATGGTGACAAAGAATGGCTCGGTACACTCTCAGCAGTAACGGATGAATCAATTGAAATGACCGTGAAGATTAAAGCGAGAACAAAAGTCATCACAATTCCACGAGATAAAATAGCGAAAGCACGTCATGCAGTCATGCTTTAA
- the nusA gene encoding transcription termination factor NusA: MKSNELLLATEYLEKEKRIPREVLVDAIEAALITAYKKNYESARNVRVELNLDSGTFHVIARKEVVEEVFDDREEIDLSTALVKNPAYEIGDIYEEDVTPKDFGRVGAQAAKQAVMQRLRDAEREILYEEFIDKENDIVTGVIDRVDHRYVYVNLGRTEAVLSEAERSPNETYLPNERIKVYVNKVEQTTKGPQIFVSRSHPGLLKRLFEQEVPEIFEGTVEVKSVAREAGDRSKISVYAENNDVDAVGACVGAKGARVEAVVEELGGEKIDIVQWDADPKVFVRNALSPSQVVDVIVDEENQSTTVIVPDYQLSLAIGKRGQNARLAAKLTGWKIDIKSETDAKALGLDQPQPKVEEAVEDEEIVDEANNETPVVEDVNEDITELEDETEEK; this comes from the coding sequence GTGAAAAGTAACGAACTATTATTAGCAACTGAGTATTTAGAAAAGGAAAAAAGAATTCCGAGAGAAGTATTAGTTGATGCGATTGAAGCAGCATTAATTACAGCTTACAAAAAGAATTATGAGAGCGCGCGTAACGTACGAGTTGAATTGAACTTGGACAGTGGTACATTCCACGTCATCGCACGTAAAGAAGTCGTTGAAGAAGTTTTCGATGATCGTGAAGAAATTGATTTATCAACAGCATTAGTCAAAAACCCAGCCTACGAAATCGGTGACATTTATGAAGAAGATGTAACGCCTAAAGACTTCGGGCGTGTAGGGGCTCAAGCAGCTAAACAAGCTGTTATGCAACGCTTAAGAGATGCAGAACGTGAAATCTTATACGAAGAGTTCATTGATAAAGAAAATGATATCGTTACAGGTGTTATTGACCGTGTCGATCATCGTTATGTATATGTAAACTTAGGTAGAACTGAAGCTGTCTTATCTGAAGCAGAACGCAGTCCGAACGAAACATACTTGCCAAACGAACGCATTAAAGTGTATGTGAACAAAGTTGAACAAACAACAAAAGGACCACAAATCTTTGTATCACGTAGTCATCCAGGCTTATTGAAACGTTTATTTGAGCAAGAAGTGCCTGAAATCTTCGAAGGTACGGTTGAAGTGAAGTCTGTTGCTCGTGAAGCGGGAGATCGTTCTAAAATCAGTGTGTACGCTGAAAATAATGACGTTGATGCTGTCGGCGCATGTGTTGGTGCAAAAGGTGCACGTGTTGAAGCAGTTGTTGAAGAACTTGGTGGCGAAAAAATTGATATCGTTCAATGGGATGCTGATCCAAAAGTATTCGTACGCAACGCATTAAGTCCATCACAAGTAGTAGATGTAATTGTAGATGAAGAGAATCAATCAACGACTGTTATTGTGCCAGATTATCAGTTATCACTTGCAATTGGTAAGCGTGGTCAAAATGCACGTTTAGCTGCGAAGTTAACTGGATGGAAGATTGACATTAAGTCTGAAACGGATGCGAAAGCACTTGGACTTGATCAACCACAACCTAAAGTTGAAGAAGCTGTTGAAGATGAAGAGATTGTGGATGAAGCAAACAATGAGACACCAGTTGTTGAAGATGTAAATGAAGACATCACAGAATTAGAGGATGAAACAGAAGAAAAATAG
- a CDS encoding YlxR family protein → MKKRKIPMRKCILSNEMKPKKDMIRVVQNKEGDIAADATGKLPGRGAYVSKDVALVEQAQQAQKLEQFFKASQETLEPVYKEIIRLIYREEIPTK, encoded by the coding sequence ATGAAAAAACGTAAAATTCCTATGAGAAAATGTATTTTGTCCAACGAGATGAAACCGAAAAAAGACATGATTCGTGTCGTACAAAATAAAGAAGGTGACATTGCTGCAGATGCGACAGGTAAACTACCAGGTCGTGGTGCGTATGTCAGCAAAGATGTTGCGTTAGTAGAACAGGCACAACAAGCACAAAAACTTGAGCAGTTCTTTAAAGCATCTCAAGAAACTTTAGAACCTGTGTATAAAGAGATTATTCGATTAATTTATCGGGAAGAGATACCTACGAAATGA
- a CDS encoding phage integrase SAM-like domain-containing protein produces the protein MKKLNSRRLKSKKKLDNFSTIERIVFDEKEMQNLSRRTIDNYQKVFNSLKVFFYDYDDSINISSKEAREYIKYLKFEHVHYRDKLREKQEQRGLKPSTINTYIKVCKTIYQVLVDLEYIQENPINQSNV, from the coding sequence TTGAAAAAATTAAATTCGAGACGATTAAAATCCAAAAAGAAACTTGATAATTTTAGCACAATAGAGCGCATTGTTTTTGACGAAAAAGAAATGCAGAATCTTTCTCGTAGAACTATTGATAATTACCAAAAAGTGTTTAACTCACTAAAAGTATTTTTTTACGACTATGACGACTCTATCAATATTTCGTCTAAAGAAGCTAGAGAGTATATCAAATATTTAAAATTTGAGCATGTGCATTATCGGGACAAGTTGCGAGAAAAACAAGAACAAAGGGGATTGAAACCAAGCACAATTAACACTTATATAAAGGTATGCAAAACGATATATCAGGTTTTAGTAGACTTAGAATACATTCAAGAGAATCCGATCAATCAATCAAATGTTTAA
- a CDS encoding YlxQ family RNA-binding protein gives MNQQQFLNFLGLAMRAGKVKTGESVLLAEIKKKRLKLVLIAEDASANTKKTLMNKCTTYKVPYRVVSSRHELGVAIGKESRVNIGITDNGFAKKLIAMIDEEE, from the coding sequence ATGAACCAACAACAATTTTTAAACTTTTTAGGACTTGCGATGCGTGCAGGCAAAGTGAAAACAGGCGAATCTGTCTTGTTAGCAGAAATTAAAAAAAAGCGTTTAAAACTCGTACTGATTGCTGAAGATGCATCGGCGAATACGAAGAAAACGTTAATGAACAAATGTACAACCTATAAAGTACCCTATCGCGTTGTGAGTAGTCGTCATGAGTTAGGTGTGGCGATTGGCAAAGAATCACGTGTGAATATCGGTATTACAGATAACGGTTTTGCTAAGAAGTTAATAGCAATGATCGATGAAGAAGAGTAA
- the rbfA gene encoding 30S ribosome-binding factor RbfA, with protein sequence MNMRAERVGEQMKKELMDIINNKLKDPRVGFLTITDVQPTNDLSLAKVYFTVLGNDKERQDTFKGLEKATGFLKSELGQRMRLRIIPELQFEYDESIEYGNRIEQLIQGLHKQD encoded by the coding sequence ATGAACATGAGAGCTGAACGTGTTGGTGAACAAATGAAAAAAGAATTAATGGATATCATCAACAATAAATTAAAAGATCCGCGCGTTGGATTTTTAACAATTACAGATGTACAACCTACGAATGACTTGTCATTAGCAAAGGTGTATTTCACAGTACTTGGTAATGACAAAGAACGTCAAGATACATTCAAAGGACTAGAAAAAGCAACAGGATTTTTAAAATCAGAACTAGGTCAACGTATGCGTCTTCGTATTATTCCTGAATTACAATTTGAATATGACGAATCGATTGAATACGGTAATCGTATCGAACAATTAATTCAAGGTTTACACAAACAAGATTAA
- the truB gene encoding tRNA pseudouridine(55) synthase TruB, which yields MYHGILPVFKPRGLTSHDVVFKLRKILKTKKVGHTGTLDPEVDGVLPICIGQATKVSDYVMDMGKTYHAEVTIGVSTTTEDQTGDVIEQRAVDVATLTNDTVDDVLKQFIGVITQIPPMYSSVKVKGKKLYEYARQGIEVERPERQVYIESIQRVSDVAYSDGKASFEIVVTCGKGTYIRTLATDIGKALGYPAHMSRLTRTNSGGFDVAQALTLEDIQLHHDEGTLSEMLLPLRYGLKALPSYEVKDANLIARIKNGQKFERKQFDVAFEQSLVMMEAETKKVLAIYEVHPSRDNEIKPKKVFN from the coding sequence ATGTATCATGGTATATTACCGGTTTTTAAGCCACGTGGTTTGACGAGTCATGATGTTGTATTTAAACTGCGTAAAATTCTCAAAACAAAGAAAGTAGGACATACAGGTACCTTGGATCCAGAAGTAGATGGTGTTTTGCCTATTTGTATTGGACAAGCTACTAAGGTGAGTGACTATGTCATGGATATGGGGAAGACCTATCACGCCGAAGTTACAATAGGTGTTTCTACAACAACTGAAGATCAAACAGGGGACGTGATTGAACAACGAGCAGTTGACGTGGCTACTCTGACCAATGATACGGTTGATGATGTTTTGAAGCAATTTATCGGTGTTATTACACAGATCCCACCGATGTATTCTTCAGTGAAAGTTAAAGGTAAAAAACTGTATGAGTATGCACGTCAAGGAATAGAAGTAGAAAGACCTGAACGCCAAGTGTATATCGAAAGTATACAACGGGTGTCGGACGTTGCATATTCTGACGGAAAGGCATCATTTGAAATTGTAGTGACTTGTGGTAAAGGGACGTATATTCGTACACTTGCAACAGATATCGGAAAAGCACTTGGCTATCCAGCACATATGTCACGATTGACACGCACAAATAGTGGTGGTTTTGATGTGGCTCAAGCACTTACGTTAGAAGATATTCAGTTACACCATGATGAAGGAACGTTAAGTGAAATGCTATTACCTTTACGCTACGGGCTAAAAGCGTTACCTTCATATGAAGTAAAGGATGCGAATCTTATTGCAAGAATTAAAAATGGTCAGAAGTTTGAACGCAAGCAATTTGATGTTGCTTTTGAACAGTCACTAGTTATGATGGAAGCTGAAACAAAAAAAGTACTAGCGATATACGAGGTGCATCCGTCACGTGATAATGAAATAAAACCGAAAAAGGTATTTAACTAG
- a CDS encoding bifunctional riboflavin kinase/FAD synthetase has protein sequence MQVIEITHPIQSEQYIQEDIAIALGFFDGLHRGHQALFERLDEVAAERGLKKAVMTFDPHPSVVLNPKQKRTTYLTPLDDKLELLRCKGIDYCLVVNFSSRFAEVSPEAFIKEYLVNNHVQVAVAGFDFTFGKYGKGNMAMLQEYTDNIECITVGKQDINDEKISTTAIRRDLTEGNLAAVNEALGYRYQVKGTVVQGEKRGRTIGFPTANIHLSDDYVLPAKGVYAVSLKIGTSDKVYRGVCNVGVKPTFHDDLPQIVIEVNIFDFEENIYGERVIVTWHHYIRPEMKFNGIDPLVAQINQDKERAKYLLSVDFEDDVSYTI, from the coding sequence ATGCAAGTTATTGAAATTACACATCCAATTCAAAGTGAACAATATATTCAAGAAGATATTGCCATCGCACTGGGCTTTTTTGATGGCTTACATCGTGGACATCAAGCGTTGTTTGAGCGTCTGGATGAAGTTGCGGCAGAACGCGGATTAAAAAAGGCAGTGATGACGTTTGATCCGCATCCATCTGTCGTTTTGAATCCTAAACAGAAGCGCACAACTTATTTAACACCACTGGACGATAAGCTTGAATTATTGCGCTGTAAAGGTATTGATTACTGCCTAGTTGTCAACTTTTCAAGTCGTTTTGCCGAAGTATCTCCTGAAGCATTTATAAAAGAATATCTCGTAAACAACCATGTACAAGTAGCAGTCGCAGGGTTTGACTTTACATTTGGTAAATATGGCAAAGGCAATATGGCGATGCTACAAGAATATACAGATAACATTGAATGTATCACAGTTGGAAAACAAGATATTAATGATGAAAAAATTTCAACAACAGCCATTCGCCGTGATCTTACTGAAGGTAATTTGGCTGCAGTCAATGAAGCACTCGGTTATCGTTATCAAGTGAAAGGAACTGTTGTACAAGGAGAAAAACGTGGCCGTACCATCGGATTCCCAACAGCGAATATACATTTGAGTGATGACTATGTATTACCTGCTAAAGGTGTGTATGCTGTGAGCTTGAAGATTGGAACGAGTGATAAAGTTTACCGTGGAGTCTGCAATGTGGGTGTCAAACCGACATTTCATGATGACCTGCCACAAATTGTCATTGAAGTGAATATTTTTGATTTTGAAGAAAATATTTATGGTGAACGTGTCATAGTGACTTGGCACCATTATATTCGCCCTGAAATGAAATTTAATGGGATTGACCCGTTAGTTGCACAAATCAATCAAGACAAAGAACGTGCAAAATACTTGTTATCAGTTGATTTTGAAGATGATGTATCATATACTATATAA